One window of Lemur catta isolate mLemCat1 chromosome 3, mLemCat1.pri, whole genome shotgun sequence genomic DNA carries:
- the ZNF691 gene encoding zinc finger protein 691, translating to MGSEKEQSPEPQLPEEGEGGKPWRVDDSEGPRTPPGEKEHGQESLLERPQETYPKKPWQKVTAPAREPGDLIVHPRPEAEEKPFVCAQCGKTFNNTSNLRTHQRIHTGEKPYKCSECGKSFSRSSNRIRHERIHLEEKHYKCPKCQESFRRRSDLTTHQQDHLGKRPYRCDICGKSFTQSATLAVHYRTHLEPAPYICCECGKSFSNSSSFGVHHRTHTGERPYECAECGRTFSDISNFGAHQRTHRGEKPYRCTLCGKHFSRSSNLIRHQKTHLGEQTGKDSS from the coding sequence ATGGGCAGTGAGAAGGAGCAGAGTCCAGAACCACAGCTGcctgaggaaggggaagggggtaAGCCTTGGAGAGTGGATGACTCAGAGGGTCCTCGTACCCCACCTGGGGAGAAGGAGCATGGGCAGGAGAGCCTGTTGGAGAGGCCACAAGAAACCTATCCAAAAAAGCCATGGCAGAAAGTTACTGCCCCAGCTCGAGAGCCAGGGGACCTCATTGTTCATCCAAGGCCTGAGGCAGAGGAGAAGCCCTTTGTATGTGCCCAGTGTGGCAAAACCTTCAATAACACCTCCAACCTGAGAACACACCAGCGGATCCATACTGGCGAGAAGCCATACAAGTGTTCTGAATGTGGCAAGAGCTTCTCAAGAAGCTCCAACCGCATCCGGCATGAGCGGATCCACCTGGAAGAGAAGCACTACAAGTGTCCCAAGTGTCAGGAGAGCTTTCGGCGGCGCTCAGACCTCACCACGCACCAGCAAGATCACCTGGGCAAGCGGCCGTACCGCTGTGACATCTGTGGCAAGAGCTTCACCCAGAGTGCCACGTTGGCTGTACATTACCGGACCCACCTGGAGCCGGCACCCTACATTTGCTGTGAGTGTGGAAAGAGCTTTAGCAACAGCTCCAGCTTTGGCGTGCACCACCGCACTCACACAGGTGAGAGGCCTTACGAGTGTGCCGAGTGTGGGCGGACCTTCAGTGATATCTCCAACTTTGGAGCACACCAAAGGACCCACAGAGGGGAGAAGCCCTACCGGTGCACTCTGTGTGGGAAACACTTCTCCCGGAGCTCGAATCTCATTCGCCACCAGAAAACACACTTGGGTGAGCAGACTGGAAAAGATTCCAGCTGA
- the LOC123634272 gene encoding erythroid membrane-associated protein, producing MEMASSCGSRLSSCLVTLVFLQLPVPVSGDAGKFHLAPLGGTAELLCPVSLWPVTEPKEVRWLRSPHPQRSQVVHVFRDKKDWDEEVMPEYKGRTALVRDPQEGSVTLQIRDVRLEDRGPYRCLIQIGNLSREDTVTLQVAAPSPKRVSSLEVALIVTLSVLGLLIMVCLWLIWKQRRSKEKLLYEQVMEVENLLSDHAREKGRLHKGLKKLKSELKLKRAAANSGWRRAQLHFVVVTLDPDTAHPKLILSEDRKCVRLGDRRQPVPDNPERFDFVVSVLGAEYFTAGCHYWEVYVGDKTKWILGVCSESVGRKGKVTASPANGHWLVRQSGGNKYEALTSPQVSFRLKEPPRCVGVFLDYEAGVVSFYNVTDKSHIFTFTDSFSGPLRPFFEPCLHDGGKNTAPLVICSELQKSEELVVPKPEEKCHANGDVSLKVNPSLLPAPDTELFSLRDMTLSLPSDLGPALQGLKVPSF from the exons ATGGAGATGGCAAGTTCCTGTGGCTCCCGGCTCTCCAGCTGCCTTGTCACTCTCGTCTTCCTCCAGCTGCCTGTGCCCGTGTCAG GGGATGCCGGCAAGTTCCACCTGGCCCCGCTGGGGGGCACAGCCGAGCTGCTCTGCCCCGTCTCGCTCTGGCCGGTGACCGAGCCCAAGGAGGTGCGGTGGCTGCGGTCCCCACACCCGCAGCGCTCCCAGGTCGTTCACGTGTTCCGGGATAAGAAGGACTGGGATGAAGAGGTGATGCCGGAATACAAGGGGAGGACGGCGCTGGTGAGAGACCCCCAAGAGGGAAGTGTCACTCTGCAGATCCGCGACGTGCGCCTTGAGGACCGAGGGCCCTACCGATGTCTGATCCAGATCGGAAACCTGAGCAGGGAGGACACCGTGACCCTGCAGGTTGCAG CCCCGTCTCCAAAGAGGGTCTCCTCCTTAGAAGTGGCTCTCATTGTGACCCTTTCTGTCCTGGGGCTCCTCATCATGGTGTGCCTTTGGCTTATCTGGAAGCAAAGAAGATCAAAAG aGAAGCTTCTCTATGAACAGGTGATGGAGGTAG aAAATCTCCTCTCAGACCATGCAAGAGAGAAAG GAAGACTCCATAAAGGCCTCA AGAAACTCAAGAGTGAACTGA AGTTGAAAAGAGCTGCAGCAAACTCAG GCTGGAGAAGAGCCCAGCTGCATTTTG TGGTGGTGACCCTAGACCCGGACACGGCACATCCCAAACTCATCCTGTCTGAGGACCGGAAATGTGTGAGGCTTGGAGACAGAAGGCAGCCTGTGCCTGACAACCCCGAGAGATTTGATTTCGTCGTCAGTGTCCTGGGCGCAGAGTACTTCACGGCTGGCTGTCACTACTGGGAGGTGTACGTGGGAGACAAGACCAAATGGATCCTTGGGGTGTGCAGTGAGTCAGTGGGCAGGAAGGGGAAGGTCACTGCCTCGCCCGCCAACGGACACTGGCTTGTGCGACAGAGTGGTGGAAATAAGTACGAAGCTCTCACGTCCCCGCAGGTCTCCTTTCGCCTTAAAGAGCCTCCCCGGTGTGTTGGGGTTTTCCTGGACTATGAAGCAGGAGTCGTCTCTTTCTACAACGTGACTGACAAATCCCACATCTTTACTTTCACCGACAGTTTCTCTGGCCCCCTTCGCCCTTTCTTTGAACCTTGTCTTCACGATGGAGGGAAAAACACAGCACCTCTAGTCATTTGTTCAGAACTACAGAAATCCGAGGAATTGGTTGTCCCCAAGCCAGAAGAAAAATGCCATGCTAATGGCGATGTGTCCCTGAAGGTGAACCCTTCCTTACTACCCGCTCCGGACACGGAGCTTTTCTCTCTCAGGGATATGACCCTGTCTTTGCCCTCTGACCTTGGCCCAGCCCTTCAGGGGCTCAAGGTTCCTTCTTTTTAG